The sequence CTTTGGTTTTGGAGGACAACCCATGGAACTGTTCGTGCCCCCTCACGACTCTCATCAAACATCTGAATGACTCTGGTGTAGCAATAGGTGAGAACAGAAATgtctatatacatatatttctaTATAGACAGGTTTGTAATGCACGTATGGTCCTTGTTGTGCAGGCAGACAAGTAACTTGTGACACCCCAGAGACCCTGGCTGGTAAAACAGTCCTGGATGAAGAATCCTTGTGCTCGATTCAGTCCACATCTAAAGCGAAAACAATCAAACGCGCATCAACACTGACAGCActgcctacaaacagcattcaTGTTAACGGGTCTCGCGAAGGTAACGTGCATTCTGTAGCTTCACTGAACGTGACCCCACAAACAAAATAAGACAGATCCTTCTAGTGTGCTTCCAGCAGATACAATATGTCAGTGGGACTGGGTCTCTAGAAAACAGCTAACGCTCATGTATTTCTCTTCTCAGAGTTCACTGTGAGTGGTGGCACTGCTGGGCTGTCGACGGGAACCAACAGTTGGAAGTTTCTGCTTGGGGTGCTAGTTATAACCCTTAGCACTTCAATGCTGATCGTATGTGCTGTCAAGTCACCGTCTTGGTACAAACTTCTCTTCAATTATCGCCATCAGAGACTCTGTGAGGATGCAGAGCCTAACGTCCTCAACACCGGACGCTATTCCAACTTCAGTCTGGACACAGAACAGACGGAAACGAGCATACAGGAGCTGGATGAGAGCACGGAGCACGGGCTGAGCTTGCAGCCTTTGGAGGATGACGACGGCTTTATAGAGGACGGCTACATCGAGACACACGATAACCAAATGCTGGAATGAAATGAACATGTGGAAAAATGATCTGGTAACACTGTGAGCTTTTGCCTGATCAAACCaacaacaaagtaaaaaagaaaaaagaaaatgaagcaAAATTTCACATTCTTCATCTGTAATGCATACAATATTTTTGTCCCAGGTCTAAAcccagtatttaaaaaaaaagtatttaaatggGTTGAAAAGTGGTTAGCTACAGATGAGCTCTGGCATGCTTGCATTGGTACACTAGAACAGTTTTCCTCTTGTCTTTTTTTGATCAgaagatttaaaaacatcagCTGATGACCCATTTAACAGGAACTACACAACACTGAAGCATCCAAAAAGGTTAACTcatgacaaaacaatggcacttaCTGTCTTCTCTCAGTGAAAATGACGTCCATACCTTCAGCCTCTCGGTCATTCTGAGCTTTCAGCTAAAAAcaccaacaaaaaaacaatgagCAAAAATACAAGAATAAGAGATATCAAATGttatatgttttcaaataatgtGCTCTCACCACGATGATGTCATTGAGCACTTCATCCATTTCAGTGTTTGTGTTCAGCTTGTCAACCAGCTGGTTATgtgacaaataataaatacataaaaaattatgaaaagcTGCCGCTCATGATTTTCTTAGATTCATTAATTCTGAACATAAGACATCGGCCgtcttttaaaaacacacatttatttgtgtaCATGTGTACCATGTTGTAATCTGCCAGTTGTCCCTGAAGATCTTTAATTTCTCCGGCTAGTCCTTCTGCTCTGTTCAAATGACAATCAGACATGGTtaagaatgaaataaaaccttGCACTGAACCATCAAGGACTCTCATATATATTGAACATAAGTTTGATGTATATTAAACAAGCCAATTCATAAAAACAGGCATACGCTTAATACATTAAatttacaattaaaatatatgtactgtaaatggtttctgtgtttaagtaCGTCTGTAAATCTGTTAGGACACCAATAAACAGACTTTAaacctatagaccacttcgtaAAACGTAAGCAACGTTTATCCAAGACTTCACAaacgtttaaacaaaatacaaccaacagaacatttataactgaatcaaatatttcttaactttaagATTACATATGtaagaaaaaaactaaataataattccactggaagtgcttctggacca comes from Triplophysa rosa unplaced genomic scaffold, Trosa_1v2 scaffold256_ERROPOS441858+, whole genome shotgun sequence and encodes:
- the LOC130550219 gene encoding leucine-rich repeat-containing protein 19-like isoform X1, whose product is MMASGQLWIAAVFLTSGLNAQLVNTNNVSLPNIPTNQSTELTEFLLSNNSIVMSIWDIKALKRYTRLKVLDLSYNLIEILPSTAFDSLVNLEILNLRENRLHSLPDDIFKALPKLKTLVLEDNPWNCSCPLTTLIKHLNDSGVAIGRQVTCDTPETLAGKTVLDEESLCSIQSTSKAKTIKRASTLTALPTNSIHVNGSREEFTVSGGTAGLSTGTNSWKFLLGVLVITLSTSMLIVCAVKSPSWYKLLFNYRHQRLCEDAEPNVLNTGRYSNFSLDTEQTETSIQELDESTEHGLSLQPLEDDDGFIEDGYIETHDNQMLE
- the LOC130550219 gene encoding leucine-rich repeat-containing protein 19-like isoform X2 → MTYGTLKLLAQVTDDGQRTAVDSGCVSDLRAERTAAFDSLVNLEILNLRENRLHSLPDDIFKALPKLKTLVLEDNPWNCSCPLTTLIKHLNDSGVAIGRQVTCDTPETLAGKTVLDEESLCSIQSTSKAKTIKRASTLTALPTNSIHVNGSREEFTVSGGTAGLSTGTNSWKFLLGVLVITLSTSMLIVCAVKSPSWYKLLFNYRHQRLCEDAEPNVLNTGRYSNFSLDTEQTETSIQELDESTEHGLSLQPLEDDDGFIEDGYIETHDNQMLE
- the LOC130550219 gene encoding leucine-rich repeat-containing protein 19-like isoform X3, which codes for MTYGTLKLLAQVTDDGQRTAVDSGCVSDLRAERTAGRQVTCDTPETLAGKTVLDEESLCSIQSTSKAKTIKRASTLTALPTNSIHVNGSREEFTVSGGTAGLSTGTNSWKFLLGVLVITLSTSMLIVCAVKSPSWYKLLFNYRHQRLCEDAEPNVLNTGRYSNFSLDTEQTETSIQELDESTEHGLSLQPLEDDDGFIEDGYIETHDNQMLE